A single genomic interval of Bradyrhizobium japonicum USDA 6 harbors:
- a CDS encoding AraC family transcriptional regulator has protein sequence MNDIAPKVFRFSDVDEFRNAIRGLNFEFTPFVRRISAEQTILSLPGCDVNFTRAFPRVVDAQLIENCTAIGFTMDELNVPIRFNGSQRARPVIVIGSGGAAYTTIEEVQRQIASVVFRPEVTDRGWPHATSSFKIFETTAASLNRLRSLVREVLAAASEPIGAADVPLKAAAMKESLLGAVDDAFESVVPARWTLRPNDERNFRIFREIRALLSDDLSQPIYSEEIARKLNLSVRTLHDVVRRYRGMSLHRYLRLRRLWLVRQRLLAGADSVKAVALAFGFWHLSDFSRSYRDQFGETPSQTLELGRQR, from the coding sequence ATGAACGATATTGCGCCCAAGGTATTTCGCTTCTCCGACGTCGATGAATTTCGAAATGCCATACGAGGCCTGAATTTCGAGTTCACGCCCTTCGTACGGAGGATTTCGGCCGAGCAGACCATTCTGTCGCTGCCCGGTTGCGACGTGAATTTCACGCGGGCGTTTCCCCGCGTCGTCGACGCGCAGCTCATCGAGAATTGCACCGCCATCGGATTCACGATGGACGAGCTCAACGTGCCCATCCGCTTCAACGGCTCGCAGCGGGCTCGACCGGTCATCGTCATCGGCAGCGGCGGCGCCGCCTACACCACCATCGAGGAGGTGCAGCGGCAAATTGCCTCGGTGGTGTTCAGGCCGGAGGTGACGGATCGCGGCTGGCCGCACGCGACATCCAGCTTCAAGATATTTGAAACGACGGCCGCGAGCCTGAACCGGCTGCGCAGCCTGGTCCGGGAGGTGCTGGCCGCCGCGTCGGAGCCGATCGGTGCCGCGGACGTGCCGCTGAAGGCCGCAGCCATGAAGGAGTCCCTGCTGGGCGCCGTCGACGACGCGTTCGAAAGCGTCGTTCCCGCGCGATGGACCCTGCGTCCCAATGACGAACGCAACTTCAGGATCTTCCGGGAGATCCGCGCGCTTCTGTCCGACGACCTCTCGCAGCCGATCTACAGCGAGGAGATCGCGCGCAAGCTCAACCTGTCCGTCCGCACCCTGCACGACGTCGTCCGCCGCTATCGCGGCATGAGCCTGCATCGCTATTTGCGCCTGCGCCGTTTGTGGCTGGTGCGCCAGCGCCTGCTCGCCGGTGCCGACAGCGTCAAGGCCGTCGCACTGGCGTTCGGCTTCTGGCATCTCAGCGACTTCTCCCGAAGCTATCGCGACCAGTTCGGCGAGACGCCGTCGCAAACGCTCGAGCTCGGACGGCAACGCTAG
- a CDS encoding GNAT family N-acetyltransferase codes for MDATDGPPILKLGVDDAIAGLVLSTEAQWNQTEEDWRVFLRDGVVFGIRDGMRLVATAALLPYSGNNAWISMVLVSGTHRRRGLATRLVDACLETARKNGLTSWLDATPDGAAVYGPLGFTPTLQLRRLKLVKSGRAEAPSPSPATIDALRARDRRATGIDRTALLSAIALRSGSRIVAAHGAIALVRDGRTARHIGPLFANNAAPALALVHAIARSETGPILIDAVASQAAFLDGLTASGWTIERPFQRMRFGLATTAAKETPFAVAGPEFG; via the coding sequence ATGGACGCTACTGACGGTCCGCCCATCCTCAAGCTCGGCGTCGACGACGCGATCGCCGGGCTGGTGCTGTCGACGGAAGCGCAGTGGAACCAGACCGAGGAGGACTGGCGCGTCTTCCTGCGCGATGGCGTGGTGTTCGGCATTCGCGACGGCATGCGGCTGGTCGCAACCGCAGCGCTGCTGCCCTATTCCGGCAACAATGCCTGGATCAGCATGGTGCTGGTATCAGGCACGCATCGCCGCCGCGGCCTCGCCACCCGTCTCGTCGATGCCTGCCTGGAAACCGCGCGCAAGAACGGGCTGACGAGCTGGCTCGACGCGACGCCCGACGGCGCCGCCGTCTACGGGCCGCTCGGATTCACTCCGACGCTGCAATTGCGCCGGCTGAAGCTGGTGAAATCCGGGCGAGCCGAAGCCCCATCGCCTTCACCGGCGACCATCGATGCGCTGCGGGCGCGGGACCGGCGCGCCACCGGTATCGACCGCACCGCGCTCCTCTCCGCCATCGCCCTGCGCTCCGGTTCGCGCATCGTCGCAGCGCATGGCGCCATCGCGCTGGTTCGCGACGGCCGAACCGCGCGCCATATCGGGCCGTTGTTTGCCAACAATGCCGCGCCAGCGCTGGCCCTGGTTCATGCGATCGCGCGCTCCGAGACCGGCCCGATTCTGATCGATGCCGTCGCATCGCAAGCCGCATTCCTGGACGGATTGACCGCCTCGGGCTGGACCATCGAGCGGCCGTTCCAGCGCATGCGGTTCGGCCTGGCCACCACCGCTGCCAAGGAAACTCCATTCGCCGTCGCCGGCCCTGAATTCGGATAG
- a CDS encoding methyl-accepting chemotaxis protein: MKIGTLLTTAIVSLSTVGGGLAVYVAVTKYQTMDRIAEAQGRLAIVRVASDIPRYLNPERGFATNILYGPATFDPAQLTEHDKLRKQTDGARDRMNALRKELPGPFDDGSTLGGNIDGINSKFTALREAIDKAMAGPVDARKDAAKKIVGDNAVLNASVTALLNEQVRRMAILNGDAYRQASYANVAMTLRDVGGFNSSLHKNLVGGKKPATDAEKADISRSQGRNDQIVMTLQELRGNPATPANVAAALEKFNSIYIEEFGRELKLVKDGAVSGKYEHDVDTYYAATQRGLSTIIDVRDAFYDNAEQILAGASSAARTSFTIALAGLLAVLIASAGLIVMVRRRVCAPIVSLTTRMSRLADGDVTDEIPGAERSDEIGAMAAAVQVFKDNMIRADRLAAEKQAENDSKMRRAQALDGLTRAFEAKVTELVGGLSRASSTMESTAQSMTSTAAQTNSQAAVVAAASQQTSTNVQTVASATEELTSSISEIGRQVAQSTEIAARAVDNARRTGDTARALAEGAQKIGDVVTLIQSIAEQTNLLALNATIEAARAGDAGRGFAVVASEVKSLAGQTAKATTEISEQITAIQSASDETVNAIRNVADVIAEIDQIGTAIAAAIEEQGSATREISRSVQEAARGTQEVNSNISGVQRAADDTGAAAREVLGAAEQLSTQSRDLAGQFDRFLGEVRAA, translated from the coding sequence ATGAAAATCGGTACGCTCCTGACCACCGCCATCGTCTCGCTCTCGACCGTCGGCGGCGGCCTCGCCGTCTACGTCGCCGTGACGAAGTACCAGACGATGGACAGGATCGCCGAAGCGCAGGGACGGCTCGCGATCGTCCGCGTCGCCAGCGACATCCCGCGCTACCTCAACCCCGAGCGCGGCTTTGCCACCAACATCCTTTACGGGCCGGCGACCTTCGACCCGGCGCAGCTCACCGAGCATGACAAGCTGCGCAAGCAGACCGACGGCGCCCGCGACAGGATGAACGCGCTGCGCAAGGAGCTGCCCGGCCCGTTCGACGACGGCAGTACCCTCGGCGGCAACATCGACGGCATCAATTCGAAATTCACGGCGCTGCGCGAGGCCATCGACAAGGCGATGGCGGGACCGGTGGATGCCCGCAAGGACGCGGCCAAGAAGATCGTCGGCGACAACGCCGTACTCAACGCCAGTGTGACCGCCCTACTCAACGAGCAGGTCCGCCGCATGGCGATCCTCAACGGCGACGCCTACCGCCAGGCCAGCTATGCCAACGTCGCGATGACGCTGCGTGACGTCGGCGGCTTCAACTCCAGCCTGCACAAGAATCTCGTCGGGGGCAAGAAACCGGCGACCGACGCGGAGAAGGCCGACATCAGCCGCTCGCAGGGCCGCAACGACCAGATCGTGATGACGCTGCAGGAGCTGCGCGGCAATCCGGCAACGCCGGCGAACGTTGCCGCGGCGCTGGAGAAGTTCAACTCGATCTATATCGAGGAGTTCGGCCGCGAGCTCAAGCTGGTGAAGGACGGTGCGGTCAGCGGCAAGTACGAACACGACGTCGACACCTATTACGCCGCCACGCAGCGCGGCCTCAGCACCATCATCGACGTCCGCGACGCCTTCTACGACAACGCCGAGCAGATCCTCGCCGGCGCCTCCTCCGCCGCGCGCACCAGCTTCACCATCGCCCTCGCCGGCCTCCTCGCCGTGCTGATCGCCAGCGCCGGTCTCATCGTGATGGTCCGCCGCCGCGTCTGTGCCCCGATCGTCAGCCTGACGACGCGGATGTCGCGCCTTGCCGACGGCGACGTTACGGACGAGATCCCCGGCGCCGAGCGCTCCGACGAGATCGGGGCGATGGCCGCCGCCGTCCAGGTGTTCAAGGACAACATGATCCGCGCCGACCGACTCGCGGCGGAGAAGCAGGCCGAGAACGACAGCAAGATGCGCCGCGCCCAGGCGCTCGACGGCCTCACCCGCGCGTTCGAGGCCAAGGTCACCGAGCTCGTCGGCGGCCTCTCCCGCGCCTCCTCCACGATGGAAAGCACCGCGCAGTCGATGACCTCGACGGCGGCCCAGACCAACAGCCAGGCCGCGGTCGTCGCCGCCGCCTCGCAGCAGACCTCGACCAACGTGCAGACGGTCGCGAGCGCGACCGAAGAGCTGACCTCCTCGATCTCCGAGATCGGCCGTCAGGTGGCCCAAAGCACCGAGATCGCGGCCCGCGCCGTCGACAACGCCCGCCGCACCGGCGACACCGCGCGCGCGCTCGCCGAGGGCGCCCAGAAGATCGGCGACGTCGTCACGCTGATCCAGAGCATTGCCGAGCAGACCAATCTGCTGGCGCTCAACGCGACCATCGAAGCCGCCCGTGCCGGCGACGCCGGCCGCGGCTTTGCGGTCGTCGCATCCGAAGTGAAATCGCTGGCGGGCCAGACCGCCAAGGCCACCACCGAAATCTCCGAGCAGATCACCGCGATCCAGTCCGCAAGCGACGAGACCGTGAACGCGATCCGCAACGTCGCCGACGTCATCGCCGAGATCGACCAGATCGGCACCGCGATTGCGGCAGCGATCGAAGAACAGGGTTCGGCGACCCGGGAGATCTCCCGCAGCGTGCAGGAGGCCGCGCGCGGCACCCAGGAGGTCAACAGCAACATATCGGGCGTGCAGCGCGCCGCCGACGACACCGGTGCGGCCGCGAGGGAGGTGCTGGGCGCGGCCGAGCAGCTCTCGACCCAGTCGCGCGATCTCGCCGGCCAGTTCGACCGCTTCCTCGGCGAGGTCAGGGCCGCCTAG
- a CDS encoding ABC transporter ATP-binding protein — protein sequence MAGMSAEPFIRLSGVRKVYRSGGAEFLAVSDVTMDVQEGELVSLVGPSGCGKTTVMKILAGLHGADGGTIRIGNAKSPFDPTRDIGMVFQQALLLKWRTILDNVLLPAEIVGLPIKAARERARDLLNLVGLAGYEQKYPRELSGGMQQRTAIARAFIHDPKLILMDEPFGALDALTREQMNLEMLRIWRESGKTIIFVTHSIQEAVFLSSHCAVLTAGPAKMADYFPIDLPFPRDLPLKTTDAFGAYARRIYAKLGLGAV from the coding sequence ATGGCTGGCATGAGCGCCGAGCCCTTCATCCGCCTGAGCGGCGTCCGAAAGGTCTATCGTAGCGGCGGCGCCGAGTTCTTGGCGGTGTCCGACGTCACGATGGACGTGCAGGAAGGTGAGCTCGTCTCGCTGGTCGGCCCCTCCGGCTGCGGCAAGACCACGGTGATGAAGATCTTGGCCGGACTGCACGGCGCCGACGGCGGCACCATCAGAATTGGCAATGCCAAAAGCCCGTTCGATCCGACCCGCGACATCGGCATGGTGTTCCAGCAGGCGCTGCTGCTGAAGTGGCGCACCATCCTGGACAACGTGCTCTTGCCGGCCGAGATCGTTGGCCTGCCGATCAAGGCCGCGCGCGAGCGGGCGCGCGATCTGCTCAACCTGGTCGGGCTTGCCGGCTACGAGCAGAAATATCCGCGAGAGCTCTCGGGCGGCATGCAGCAGCGCACCGCGATCGCGCGGGCGTTCATTCACGATCCAAAACTGATCCTGATGGACGAGCCGTTCGGGGCGCTGGACGCCCTGACGCGCGAGCAGATGAACCTGGAGATGCTGCGGATCTGGCGCGAGAGCGGCAAGACCATCATCTTCGTCACGCACTCGATCCAGGAAGCCGTGTTCCTGTCCTCGCATTGCGCCGTGCTGACGGCGGGGCCGGCGAAGATGGCCGACTACTTCCCGATCGACCTGCCCTTCCCGCGCGACCTGCCGCTCAAGACGACCGACGCGTTCGGCGCCTATGCCAGGCGGATCTATGCGAAGCTGGGCCTGGGTGCGGTGTGA
- a CDS encoding DUF2778 domain-containing protein — translation MLSLAAVALALGAAAWVADMGDSTPLVTASLPPATALPPATSLPPATSLPPATSLPPANGPSFDDRFASVSGSPPARDFGLLTLERSAVSAVQLKLRDAKAMLAQKLQGDEWRSTLTDDDRHVVDETKPSQRADVIPVPRSRPAQADLASQIASSQAYAETNPRVDNRNFFEKFTAKIKLASLTPDSGLFAKAPDLAALGYDSRTAVYDIKAKALYLPSGVALEAHSGMGALMDDPDHVDQRMVGATPPATYDLKPREKLFHGIRALRLTPTEGTSALGRVGLLTHSYMLGPRGDSNGCVSIKDYDRFLKAWDNGEFNRLVVVPSLSGSAIAAQRASTDS, via the coding sequence CTGCTGTCTTTGGCAGCCGTCGCGCTGGCACTGGGAGCTGCCGCGTGGGTCGCGGACATGGGCGATTCGACGCCGCTCGTCACCGCCTCACTGCCTCCGGCCACCGCACTGCCTCCGGCCACCTCGCTGCCTCCGGCCACCTCGCTGCCTCCGGCCACCTCGCTGCCTCCGGCCAATGGCCCTTCGTTTGACGACCGTTTCGCTTCGGTATCCGGCAGCCCGCCCGCCCGTGACTTCGGCCTGCTGACGCTGGAGCGCTCCGCGGTGAGCGCGGTCCAGCTCAAGCTGCGCGACGCCAAGGCGATGCTGGCCCAAAAACTCCAGGGCGACGAATGGCGCTCGACCCTGACCGATGACGACCGGCACGTGGTTGACGAGACCAAGCCGTCGCAGCGCGCCGACGTCATCCCGGTGCCGCGCTCGCGCCCGGCCCAAGCAGACCTCGCGTCCCAGATTGCCTCGAGCCAGGCCTATGCCGAGACCAATCCCAGGGTCGACAACCGCAATTTCTTCGAGAAGTTTACAGCCAAGATCAAGCTGGCGTCCCTGACGCCCGACAGCGGCCTGTTCGCCAAGGCGCCGGACCTCGCCGCCCTCGGCTACGATTCGCGCACGGCGGTCTATGACATCAAGGCCAAGGCGCTTTACCTGCCGAGCGGCGTCGCCCTGGAAGCCCATTCGGGCATGGGCGCGCTGATGGACGACCCCGATCACGTCGACCAGCGCATGGTCGGCGCGACTCCGCCCGCGACCTACGATCTGAAGCCGCGTGAAAAGCTGTTCCACGGCATCCGCGCGCTGCGCCTGACGCCGACCGAGGGCACCAGCGCGCTTGGCCGCGTCGGGCTGCTCACCCACAGCTACATGCTCGGACCACGCGGCGACTCCAACGGCTGCGTCTCGATCAAGGACTATGATCGTTTCCTCAAGGCCTGGGACAATGGTGAGTTCAACCGCCTCGTCGTCGTGCCTAGCCTGAGTGGATCGGCGATAGCCGCGCAACGCGCCAGCACCGACTCCTGA
- a CDS encoding DUF2336 domain-containing protein — translation MMANLPADILVELEQAVATCPPDRCARILSGIVQLLTGSGDRPQELLAGVVDSVLLRLTERVEANALVQLSTALAELKVPPPETLHRLASHDDPDVACPVLLKSQAVSATDLATIAASCGERHQRAIAARNSIEPEVTEALIKRGGPICLALIKNPGTQFSEAAYAALIARADPDGEIAKALVLRPGTPDLVVRKLLAQKAPAPKAPAKANASIIPPAQHAAPVPPKLPCPADYASARPEIVALSRVGKLNDSTVNRFTIRGETANLFTALSVLSGAPIEIVEHVMTDDDCEGLVMACRAARLNWATTLAILSNRSGARLSFVERERAQQIFETLLLSTSQWTVRWGEIAASANPSDPGHRGTKMGVNR, via the coding sequence ATGATGGCAAATTTGCCTGCTGATATTCTGGTTGAGCTGGAACAGGCGGTCGCTACGTGCCCGCCGGACCGCTGTGCACGCATCCTCTCGGGCATTGTGCAGTTGCTCACCGGTAGCGGCGACCGGCCTCAGGAATTGCTCGCCGGTGTGGTTGACAGCGTTCTGTTGCGCTTGACGGAACGCGTCGAGGCCAACGCGCTTGTTCAACTCAGCACCGCGCTTGCCGAGCTCAAGGTGCCCCCGCCCGAGACATTGCACCGCCTTGCCTCGCACGACGACCCGGACGTGGCCTGTCCTGTCCTCCTCAAATCGCAGGCGGTCTCCGCCACCGATCTCGCGACGATCGCGGCCTCGTGCGGCGAGCGGCATCAGCGCGCGATCGCCGCTCGCAACTCGATCGAGCCTGAAGTGACCGAGGCGCTGATCAAACGCGGCGGCCCGATCTGCCTCGCGCTGATCAAGAACCCGGGAACCCAATTCTCCGAGGCAGCTTACGCCGCGCTGATCGCCAGGGCCGATCCGGACGGCGAGATCGCCAAGGCGCTGGTGCTGCGGCCCGGCACTCCCGACCTGGTCGTCCGGAAGCTGCTCGCCCAGAAGGCGCCGGCCCCGAAGGCGCCGGCCAAGGCCAACGCATCCATTATTCCGCCCGCACAACACGCCGCGCCGGTTCCGCCCAAGCTGCCCTGCCCGGCCGACTATGCGAGCGCAAGGCCGGAGATCGTCGCCCTCAGCCGCGTCGGCAAGCTCAACGATTCCACCGTCAACCGCTTCACGATCCGTGGCGAGACGGCCAATCTGTTCACGGCGCTGTCGGTGCTCTCGGGCGCTCCGATCGAGATCGTGGAGCATGTCATGACCGATGACGATTGCGAGGGCCTCGTCATGGCCTGCCGCGCGGCGCGGCTGAACTGGGCCACCACGCTCGCGATCCTGAGCAACCGCAGCGGCGCACGGCTCTCCTTCGTCGAACGCGAACGGGCGCAGCAGATTTTCGAAACGCTTCTCTTGTCGACCAGCCAATGGACAGTGCGCTGGGGGGAAATTGCAGCGAGTGCCAACCCGAGCGATCCAGGACATCGCGGCACAAAAATGGGGGTTAACCGATGA
- a CDS encoding dihydrodipicolinate synthase family protein, with protein MHHSQINSDVRKLIADGTVLPAHPLALTAERQLDRRHQRALTRYYIDAGSGGLAVGVHTTQFAIRDVGLYRPVLELAAETAANWTRRPLAMVAGLAGPTSQATAEARTARDIGYHAGLLSLAAMKSASEDEIIAHCTAVAAEIPLVGFYLQPAVGGVILSSRFWQRFAAIDNVIAIKIAPFNRYRTLDVLRGVAAAGALDRVALYTGNDDHILLDLMLPFDLRDNGITTRTYFKGGLLGHWSVWTASAIKQFERCKAARHKEAVPADLLALDARVTDCNSAFFDVANNFHGCIAGCHEVLRRQGLMQGLWCLDPNEGLSPGQKEEIDRVYREHADLGDDAFVASNLGKWLA; from the coding sequence ATGCACCACAGCCAGATCAACAGCGACGTCCGCAAGCTGATCGCCGACGGCACCGTGCTGCCGGCGCACCCCCTCGCGCTCACGGCGGAGCGCCAGCTCGACAGAAGGCATCAGCGCGCGCTGACGCGCTACTACATCGACGCCGGCTCGGGCGGCCTTGCGGTCGGCGTCCACACCACGCAATTCGCGATCCGCGACGTCGGTCTCTATCGCCCGGTGCTCGAGCTCGCCGCCGAGACCGCGGCCAACTGGACCCGGCGACCGCTGGCGATGGTCGCAGGGCTCGCCGGTCCAACAAGCCAGGCAACGGCTGAGGCCCGCACCGCGCGCGATATCGGCTATCACGCAGGGCTCCTCAGCCTCGCCGCGATGAAGAGCGCCTCCGAGGATGAGATCATCGCGCATTGTACGGCGGTCGCGGCCGAGATCCCGCTGGTCGGCTTCTATCTCCAGCCGGCCGTCGGCGGGGTCATCCTGTCGAGCCGGTTCTGGCAGCGCTTCGCCGCGATCGACAATGTGATCGCGATCAAGATCGCGCCGTTCAACCGCTATCGCACGCTCGACGTGCTGCGCGGCGTCGCGGCGGCCGGTGCGCTTGACCGCGTCGCGCTCTACACCGGCAACGACGACCACATCCTGCTCGACCTGATGCTGCCGTTCGACCTGCGCGACAACGGCATCACCACGCGCACCTATTTCAAGGGCGGTCTGCTCGGCCATTGGTCGGTGTGGACCGCCAGCGCCATCAAACAGTTCGAGCGCTGCAAGGCGGCGCGGCACAAGGAGGCCGTGCCGGCCGATCTGCTCGCCCTCGATGCCCGGGTCACCGACTGCAACAGCGCCTTCTTCGACGTCGCCAACAATTTTCACGGCTGCATCGCCGGTTGCCACGAAGTGCTGCGGCGTCAGGGCCTGATGCAGGGCCTGTGGTGCCTCGACCCGAACGAGGGCCTCAGCCCCGGCCAGAAAGAGGAGATCGACCGCGTCTATCGCGAGCACGCCGACCTCGGCGACGATGCGTTCGTCGCCTCCAATCTGGGCAAATGGCTGGCATGA
- a CDS encoding TRAP transporter substrate-binding protein, with product MKRRTFLKGGAVAGATTLVAAPAIAQGAPEIKWRLTSSFPKSLDTIYGTAQTFAKYVAEATDNKFQIQTFAAGELVPGLQALDAVSVASVEMAQTPLYFYIGKEPALAYATGAPFGMNHRHQESWWYFGGGADLTNEALKPFKTHAILCGNSGTQMGGWFRKEIKTVDDLKGLKFRIAGMGGHVLARLGIVPQQLAGGDVYAALEKGSIDAAEFVGPYDDEKLGFQKVAKYYYFPGWWEGGAMLHMIVNDEKWASLPKQYQAIVNQAASAAGAWMLEKYDSVNPAALKRLIANGAELKAFPQPVMEACYNATQEHLNELAAKSDLFKRTKESHDAYMKELLFYTQIAENFYDNYLLSKMRNKT from the coding sequence ATGAAACGCCGTACATTCCTCAAGGGCGGCGCAGTCGCCGGCGCGACGACGCTGGTTGCTGCACCTGCGATTGCGCAAGGCGCGCCCGAGATCAAATGGCGCCTGACCTCGAGCTTCCCGAAGTCGCTCGACACCATCTACGGCACGGCGCAGACCTTTGCGAAATACGTCGCTGAGGCTACCGACAACAAATTCCAGATCCAGACCTTCGCGGCCGGCGAGCTCGTCCCCGGCCTCCAGGCGCTCGATGCCGTCAGCGTCGCGTCCGTCGAGATGGCGCAGACGCCGCTGTATTTCTACATCGGCAAGGAGCCGGCGCTGGCCTACGCCACCGGCGCGCCGTTCGGCATGAACCACCGCCACCAGGAATCCTGGTGGTATTTCGGCGGCGGCGCCGATCTCACCAACGAGGCGCTGAAACCCTTCAAGACGCACGCCATCCTCTGCGGCAATTCCGGCACCCAGATGGGCGGCTGGTTCCGCAAGGAGATCAAGACCGTCGACGATCTCAAGGGCCTCAAATTCCGCATCGCCGGCATGGGCGGCCATGTGCTTGCCAGGCTCGGCATCGTGCCGCAGCAGCTCGCCGGCGGCGACGTCTATGCAGCGCTGGAGAAGGGCTCGATCGACGCCGCTGAATTCGTCGGTCCTTATGACGACGAGAAGCTCGGCTTCCAGAAGGTCGCCAAGTACTATTATTTCCCCGGCTGGTGGGAAGGCGGCGCGATGCTGCACATGATCGTCAATGACGAGAAGTGGGCGAGCTTGCCGAAGCAGTACCAGGCGATCGTCAATCAGGCCGCCTCGGCGGCCGGCGCCTGGATGCTGGAGAAATACGACAGCGTGAATCCGGCGGCCCTGAAGCGGCTGATCGCCAACGGCGCGGAGCTGAAGGCGTTCCCGCAGCCGGTGATGGAAGCCTGCTACAACGCGACCCAGGAGCATCTGAACGAGCTCGCCGCCAAGAGCGACCTGTTCAAGCGCACCAAGGAAAGCCACGACGCCTACATGAAGGAGCTGCTGTTCTACACGCAGATCGCCGAAAACTTCTACGACAACTATCTGCTCAGCAAGATGCGCAACAAGACCTGA
- a CDS encoding DUF1810 domain-containing protein, with product MTDPFDLERFVRAQDPVFRDIQGELTRGRKQTHWMWFVFPQIAGLGFSAMSQRYAIGSRAEARAYLAHPVLGPRLIECTTLVLAVEGRTINAILGAPDDSKFRSSMTLFGAVSDETVFDQALARYFAGERDGATLEILARLDRPAR from the coding sequence ATGACCGATCCTTTCGATCTAGAGCGCTTCGTCAGGGCCCAGGACCCGGTTTTTCGCGACATCCAGGGGGAGCTGACCCGGGGCCGGAAACAGACTCACTGGATGTGGTTCGTCTTCCCGCAGATCGCTGGCCTCGGCTTCAGCGCCATGTCGCAGCGTTACGCCATCGGCTCGCGCGCGGAGGCCAGAGCCTACCTTGCCCACCCCGTGCTCGGTCCGCGACTCATTGAATGCACCACGCTCGTGCTTGCCGTCGAGGGACGAACCATCAACGCGATCCTCGGCGCGCCCGATGATTCAAAATTCCGCTCGTCGATGACGTTGTTCGGCGCAGTCTCTGACGAAACCGTCTTCGACCAGGCGCTCGCCCGATATTTCGCAGGCGAGCGCGATGGCGCGACGTTGGAGATCCTCGCCAGGCTCGATCGGCCGGCGCGCTAG
- a CDS encoding PilZ domain-containing protein encodes MRFDGRKALRVRMDHKQAVNLMGSDGTWRRSCFLLDVSQSGAKIEVEGTLDVLQAKEFFMLLSSTGLAYRRCELVWIDGTMAGVHFISTDNKKKPASAKAAAPNSTPSK; translated from the coding sequence ATGAGGTTCGACGGTCGAAAGGCGCTTCGCGTACGGATGGATCACAAGCAGGCCGTCAATCTGATGGGCTCCGACGGCACCTGGCGACGCAGTTGCTTCCTGCTCGACGTGTCGCAAAGTGGCGCCAAGATCGAGGTCGAAGGGACGCTCGACGTGCTCCAGGCCAAGGAATTCTTCATGCTGCTGTCGTCGACGGGCCTTGCCTACCGGCGATGCGAACTGGTGTGGATCGACGGCACCATGGCCGGCGTGCACTTCATCAGCACAGACAACAAGAAGAAGCCGGCGAGCGCAAAGGCGGCTGCGCCAAACTCCACGCCGAGCAAATAG
- a CDS encoding NADPH-dependent FMN reductase, whose amino-acid sequence MSNRILVLYGSYRSDRMGVRLANFVIDRLRQRGEEVEFIDAKAIGLPMLDRMYKEYPKGTAPEALEKLAGQIRGADGFVFVTGEYNWGIQPGLKNLTDHFLEEWFWRPAAIVSYSAGRLSGARASTAWHGTLSEMGMVVVSSTIGVGPIAQTLSAENEPIGDGGKALERSFPRFADDLLWWIEAAKAQRARKAPPY is encoded by the coding sequence ATGAGCAATCGCATCCTCGTCCTCTACGGCTCCTACCGTTCCGACCGCATGGGCGTCCGCCTCGCGAATTTCGTCATCGACCGCCTGCGCCAGCGCGGCGAGGAGGTCGAGTTCATCGACGCCAAGGCGATCGGCCTGCCGATGCTCGATCGCATGTACAAGGAATATCCCAAGGGGACGGCACCCGAGGCGCTTGAGAAACTGGCGGGGCAGATCCGCGGTGCCGACGGGTTTGTCTTCGTCACCGGCGAATACAATTGGGGCATCCAGCCCGGCCTGAAGAACCTCACCGATCACTTCCTGGAAGAGTGGTTCTGGCGCCCGGCCGCGATCGTGAGCTATTCGGCCGGCCGACTGTCCGGAGCACGCGCCTCGACCGCCTGGCATGGCACGCTGTCGGAGATGGGCATGGTCGTGGTGTCGAGCACCATCGGCGTCGGACCGATCGCGCAGACGCTGTCGGCCGAGAACGAGCCGATCGGCGATGGCGGCAAGGCACTGGAGCGCTCGTTCCCGCGCTTTGCCGACGACCTGTTGTGGTGGATCGAGGCCGCCAAGGCGCAGCGGGCGCGCAAGGCGCCGCCGTACTAA